The genomic region aaTTTTGAGTTGAACTGCTTTTAAAACTGTTCTAAAACAAAGGGTAAAGTTGTTTAAAGTAATTTTGAGGCTTTATATACACATTTTAATCCTGTTTAAAGCAGATATTAGCCATTttccaactatttaaacacaccaACACCGATGTTGAAAGTGGTTTAAAGTGGATAAATTTCAGATTATGTGATTTTAAACTGATCATCAAACACCTACATATTATTTTTGGATTATAAACATGTAAACTTCTTTATAATCCAAAGTTTGAGGTtctctactggagctgttgcccccgcgacctgatcccagataagcggttgaagatgagtaatgtGAGGATTTGTGGAAGTATTCCAACAGCAAACTCCAAAATATTCCAAGGGCAAACTCACAATGAAAGTAACATGAAAGAACttactttatttttattattcattgTTCTTCATTTTCACCAAAACTACACAACTTTCAGCCAAACTACACagaattatatattttttatttatacagcattttcaaatcaaattattACTCAAATTATTATTACTACACACTTTTTTTGACTAGGTTTTATTCTTCCAATGCAGCACAACAATATTTCACATCCATAGCGATGCTGCAGGCAAGACTGGAATAATTTATGTTCATTATTTCATCCCGTCTTTTAAACTCTGCCATCTCTGATGGCTGTGAGTTGTTCTGAAGTGTCTTACATAAGTTTGTGTTCACACAAAGCATATCATGTGCATACAAACTGGATTTAGTGCCCACTGGAtctatcattttttttaaataaatctctTGATAAAATTATATAATACAGTATAGTGCaaccagaaattattcacagtgcttcactttttccacattttgttatgttatacagtcttatttcaaaatggagtaaatacattttcccctcaaaattctactcacaacaccccataatgacaacataaaagattttttttttttttttgcaaatatattaaaaataaaaactaagaaataatgtgtatgtaagtattcatagGTATAAGTATTACGTTTGAGGAAAattgtatacagtgcatctggaacgtattcacagcttgcttcactttttccacatttttgccttattccaaaatggatgaacttccctataatgacaatgtgaaagttaTTTTCAagctttttgcaaatttattaaaaataaaaacctgagaaatccacatgtacataggtattcacagcctttcccatgaattgtgcatcatgtttccagtgatcacccttgagatgtttctacagcttaactggagtccaccgggctaaattcagttgagtggacatgatttggaaagacacacacctgtctacatatgaggtccagtcacagttgacagtgcatgtcagagcacaaaccaaacatgaagtcaagggATTTGTCTgctgacctccaagacaggattgtatcaaggcacaaatctggggaagggtacagaaacatttctgctgctttgaaggtcccagcaatgcagcaatgtacagagacatcctggatgaaaccctgctccagagcactcttgactctcactcagactggggcgacatttTCATCTTTCAGTGGGACAATGatctaagcacacagcaaagacatcaaaagagtggcttcaggacaactctgtgaatgtccttgagaggcccagccagagcccagacctgaatttgattgaacatctctggagagatctgaaaatggctttgcaccaataatccctatccaacctgatggagcttgagaggtggctGCTAAAGAGCAATGGACAAATCTGCCCAAAGATtagctgcaccaagcttgtggcatcatgttcaagaagacttgctGCCAAaggttgcatcaacaaagtactgaggaaagggtgtgaatactatgTACACGCGAttccttttttttggggggggggggggtataaatttgcaaaaacttttttcattttgtcattatggggtgttgtgaatagaattttggaataaggctgtaacataaattgtggaaaaagttaagcactgtgaatactttccgtatGCAGAGCGTCATCAAATATACTGtttaactgaatttttttttaaattatgccaaatttaaaacaatacaattgcataaaaatgtattttctagTATAAATGATGCTACATTGTGTgtcataattttttattttttatttccccaGTGGAGACACAGTGATTGAAAAAAACAGtttcaaccaggaactggaggtaAAAATGGAGATGGATCTGCTTGTGTTAGTTGTTCAGATCCATTTTGTTTGCTTTGCATTTGTTCCGTTGACCTTCTGACCCACATCTTGTGTTTATATATGCAGTAATTAATTAATTGCACTTATCCAACCTCTTATTGTCCATTTGGTCTTTCTTCCATCCATTTTTCCAGGATATTATCAGAACTGTTCTTGGTGATGTGGACCGTCTGCAGCCCTTCACCAGCGCTCACTTCATTGTCTACCCTTGTATCCTTCAACCTAATTCCAACAGTTTATCTCCCATCAGTGTGGTCTACATGTccattgtctgttttttttgtgttgctATGAGTTACTCATACTTGAGATAAGATAAGACCCGCTGGGAGGGTATCTCTGAGGTGATGATCAGACAtaaggaggaggagatgatggcttACCCGTTCATTCTCACTCTGTATCTGGAGAAAAAGACGCAGCGTGGTGAGAATGGTCACAGTATCTCCAGCTTCTGCAAAGAACACAACCAATTACTACAATTGATTTATACAATTCATCAGCGTGGATCTGCTGGTCCTGAACACATGATTCTCTTCATGCTTCATGACTTCTCTTCTGTCTGACCTGGATTTATTTGTCCTTTTCCAGGAAAGAAACTAAAGGAAAAGAGGAAACCAGTGAGTTTTTCCAAGGCTTTTGAAAAGCCTCGGCATGTCCACCCCCTCCAGTTcttttaaaacacataaaattaaAAGTCATAATCAGTCATATAATTTAATCCAGTGCAAACAATCAAATCTGTTTTAATGTGTAGTTTGTATTGGAGAACAGAGTCATATTATGGTCATTTAATGAATTACATGATTAAAAACACGTAGTTTTCCCACTTTGTTACAACAAACAAAATAGATGGAAAAGCTGATTTTCACACTGTGAGAGGAGGAACGTTTCAAGTATTGTGAGGAACCGGAAGCAGATTTATGAGATGACAGCGGCAGTAGTGAACGTGTTCAGTAGTGAACGTGTtcctgtgcatctgtctgtgtgtaaataaaCCAGCTTGAAGAGTTTTAATCTATTTTTGGGCAAACTAAACCTTAAATCATTTTCTTTTTCCATcaataacacaaaaactataGGTAGTTGGTCATATTAAACATGTTGTCTCATCACACACCACACCCACTCACAAAATACAGTGATCTCACTAAGATTACTTGCTGGGTCATGAAAATAATAAAACTGTCTTGTTTTAATTTAAATTATTTGTTGTGTCTGCAGAACAATCCCaaaaatattcagtttactgtgATAAACAAGAGCGCAAAGCATCAACTTCATAAGAGTAAACCAATCAAattatgtattttgtgtttgaTATGTCATTTGAATGATCAAATTATGAGAAAAAAATGTGGATTTCCATCAACCAAAGAAATTAATTTATTATTCAGTACTATTTAGTGAGTATCATCAAATTAAATTCAAACAACCGCCACCAAAGTGGCATTAAGATTATTCCCGTTCATTAATGTGCTATCGTTGTCTGCATTATATTTATTCACCGACTTCTGGTCTCCAACGAGAACAAAATCTGACACGTTTACGTATTTCAGGGTTTTATATTGTGTGGGTTAATGATgctgtgtgttgttgtgtgtgttgtgcagGAGAAACCAGCACGGCTGCCCTTTTCATCTGAGGTTCCACCAAAGCGCATTAAAAGCAACTCGCCACTAGAGGGAAGCCATACTAAAGGACTTTACTGGACGACCTGGAGGCCGAGGCCGAGCATGCTGTGGTCGAGTCTGTGGTCTCCAACAATACAAATAACTCACAATCACATAATCTGacagtttttaatttaacacgtgcTTCATGTAGCCTTCTTTCATATCAAACCTGAGCAATGGCATCCAAGATCTGCAAGTGTGTTCACACCGAGTGTTATTTTTATTTCAAGATTGAGCAACAGAGTTCAAAATCAAAACAGCAGTAATAAATAAGTATATTCCAATCAAGATCAGATGGTCATAACTGCTCCATCGATCAATATGTCATCTGCAAGGTGGATGTGGCCAAAACATTGTGCATTGGAAACCAACACCAGGTGCCTCTGAACACCTGCATGATAACAAGGCGTTCTGATAAAGTGTTATTTCACATTTATACACACATGCAAACAACCAGTTATTCTCTTCTCTATATTTATACAGTAAGTCTTACATGAAACCTTAAGGCCACATGGTCGCCCAACTCTGAGCCACTCACGCTACTTAATTCAAGGGACTGAAGAACACATATTGGCATAACCATCTGAATCTGAATCTTACAACTGTTTCGTATCATCCCTCTATTTCCAGGTGCTATAAGTAACTGGACCAActaaatattattattgttattaataaaaatcattatttttacagccacttttatTGCCTCTGAAAATGATTCCCCATTCGTCAAAAtagtaaatgaaacaattgcttcagactGTAGTTTGTTGGTTTTAAATAGCAAATGAACCACTTCAGGCAGTCAATGCACCCCTTTTCAGAAACAGTAAGTGAGCAAGTTAGTTAGTTACAGAATGGTGTGAAAtgctcaaaaaaataaaaaagtaaaactgACATGAAACACATGTTTCAGACAATGATTCATTGTTTAAACTGCTTAAATCAGCAAACGAACCAGTTCAGGCAAACAATGATCCCCTTTTCAGTAACACTAAGTAAACCAGTTAATTTGTAAAATGTCTCACTGGTGTGAAATGCTCAaaacaaaccaaaccaaacaaacaaaaaaatgaagcAAATGTTTTCAACAATGAttcattgtttcaaaatgctcaaacaGAAACGAGTCAGTTCAGGCAAACAATGATCCCCTTTTCAGAAACAGTCAGTGTGCAAGTTAATTAGTTATAGAATGGTGTGAAATgctccaaaataataataataaaaaaacaaacaaacaagatgttCAGACAACGATTCATTGTTTTAAATATGCTCAAAACAGCAAACGAACCAATCAGAAAACATTGATCCCCTTTTCCGAAACACTAAGTGAACCGGTTAGTATATAAATGTCTCACTGGTGTGAAAtgctcaaaacaaaacaaagcaaacaaacaaaaaaatgagacAAATGTTTTCAGACAACAttcattgtttcaaaatgctcaaaacagcAAATGAACCAGTTCAGGCAAACAGTGATTCCCTTTTCAGAAACACTAAGTGAACCGGTTAGTTTATAAAATGTCTCAATGGTGCGAAAtgctcaaaacaaacaaacaaaaaatgaaacaaatgttTCAGACAATGATAACATTGTTTCAAACTGTTCAAACAGCAAATGAACCAACTGTGTCATTTTTATCAGAAATAGTGAGTGAACCATTTACTTTAGAAAATTAGCTCGCTTGTGTCAAATGCTCCAACACAAATGAAATAATTGTTTCAGacaatgattcattgttttaaaaTGCTCAACCCAAGACTTTTCAAATATGTGATCAAAccaaatgatttatttattagcATTTCTTCTTTAAAAAGTGTGCAACACCTCAACAAAATGTTACCCAGAAGCATCAGTGATAATTAACAGTTTGTTCTTTTCAGAGGGTTCATGTGTATAATGCGCCACTGACAGAACAGAGTATCGCTCGTTTCAACACCACCCCAACGTCACTTTGCAGCCGATCAGACTCCGCGTTTATCCTTGTTCATAAATATCACGGATATCCGTCCTGACAAGAACTCACAAGGAACACACCCGCCCAGTGATTCTTGCCGTTATGAAACAGACAAGAGGTGAACGGGCGCCACTTCAATCACTCTGACAAATCAGTGGTGCGAAAGCAATTATCAAAATACTCAAAGAAAAACTGCATGTCATAAACCTAGTTcacatctgacttacacaaacaAAAGCTGTTCCTTTTTTAACTGGAGGAACGCACACTTCAGTTCACACACT from Thalassophryne amazonica chromosome 23, fThaAma1.1, whole genome shotgun sequence harbors:
- the LOC117505395 gene encoding uncharacterized protein LOC117505395: MELERWLLKSNGQICPKISCTKLVASCSRRLAAKGCINKVLRKGGDTVIEKNSFNQELEDIIRTVLGDVDRLQPFTSAHFIVYPYKTRWEGISEVMIRHKEEEMMAYPFILTLYLEKKTQRGKKLKEKRKPEKPARLPFSSEVPPKRIKSNSPLEGSHTKGLYWTTWRPRPSMLWSSLWSPTIQITHNHII